The genomic region tttaaagccctttgaagctgcattgaaactgtcatttggaccttgaaccgtcTAGTGCCCATTGAAGCCCATTAtgaggagaaaaatcctggaatgttttcatcaaaaaccataatttcttttcgactgaagaaagaaggacatggacatcttggatgacatgggggtgagtaaatgatcagcaaaagtttatttaaaagtgaactaatcctttaactactTTTGAAAGAATCAGTCCTGTGATATCTGTGCTTGTGTCAGATTTTAACTTCTTTGTTCAAAGTTGCCCTATTATGATCATGTTATCTTATAGTGCCACCTAGCATTgaaaattcagaaaatgttGCAGGTTTTCTCATAATGTTCTGTTGTCCATGTGTATCAAGTTTTGTGAAATATATCAGCCTGTATTTGCTAAACGATTAAATGAATAAAGTTTAGCATCTCTTGATGATACACAACCAATTTCATGCAAATTGGACAAATAGGACGAGTttaaaaaagtaggtttttcagaaaattagaatggtggattcattttaaatataaacataaaactgTTAGAAGTTTAAACTAAGGATtcctaaaacacattttgataTCATGCATGGTTGCAGGGTTATTAGCAAAAATGTAAAGTTGCTTATACTACCACTTTGTAACTGCTTttcagaaaattttgtacaGATACTCGTTTTCACatgggctgcatccgaaatcttAAAAAtgccaaggtaggaaggcatcaaggcacatccgaatccaatgttagcttcacttcctgtctcctgagataccttcatctgatcaatttttgaaggcagcattgATGTATCCTTttctgcctttgatatcccacaatcttttgctttccattctgtgacaactgagctagaaaaataaagatggcatctgaaagttgcggttgctggtcagtttgtgtgtaaatgtaaattttttttgACCAACGTTTTCTActtctgatgtcatttctagaTTACAGTACCactattgtagtaattaaataacagcttagttctcaccaaagctcactctattttgctgtagatcattgaactgttacgctgcctcagaaatCTGTCCAAAATCAGATTCGTAAGGTACCTTTGTGCACAAAAGCTGCCTGCAAAGTCATTGCCTATAaggcagcgaggcaacaagtTAGCTGCCTAAGTTTTTGGACGTAACCATTAGGTAAGTCAATCAATTTTTATGTTATTAGTTGCTAAAACTTGATTGGCTACTGTTTTTTAACATGTCTGAGTGATAGGAATCCACCAAGGATGATGCATACCAATTTTAAACCTCATCGATTATACGGTGACAGCTTTATTAAGGATTTTCAGTTCTAGAGCAATTTTTACTTGACTTGGTGTGCATCCTTAGATGTCCTGTGGTCTATGTCTATCAGGTTTCGTAAGGCTTGGGCATTGTGTTCAGGAGATATTGGTACATCAGTGAAAAACGACACTAGACCATTTCATTCGCATGCCAAActcttttgataactttttgctcACAACAAAAAACAGTCTATAAGGAGTtcaaaaaagtattatttttttttttaatcaggaaACGCTTTATGAATGTTATTTCATATCTAAGGATTCAGATCCAAGGAtgattctgaggaaaaaaataaaaaataaaaaattcacttGCCGTCCTACCTTGGTGTCTCTGTGACGTATAGTCTCTGGCTCCCAAACATATTTAGTgcaaaataagaagaaaaaaagataagAAAACGGAGAGGCAAATCCTACAAATAGGTTTCCAGCAATTCTTTCGAGGACCCCTAATAAGTACATTTCATCTGAAATATAGACACAAAATGTTTGATGCAGTCTGCAGTGATCTGTTTGTCAGTTTTATGTTCTTTTTCACACCATCAGTTTGATCAGCGATTCCCAACTGGTTTTGTTTCAAGACCCAAGAAAACATAAATGATccttaaaatgaaacaaaaatatttattaatattaccatAAGCTGCAAAAGCCCAACAATATGCAAAATTATTAACATGACAAACTTCCATGTTTGTAGTCAACATTTAAACCTGGATGACCATGAACACAGTGTTTTAGGCCAAACGGagtggaaaaaaacaacaacagaaaattAAGCCCAACCCCCCAAGCAAAACTCTGTCGCGTACAGGTAAGAAAGCTGCTGCCATAGTGTTCTATTTTTACCATAATGCTGTTTAAAGAGTTGAACTGAGTACAACATCATTTTCAGTGATAAATTTACCCTTACAATAACTGTTTTGTTAATAACCCTCTTCCCATCCAATTGTCTGTGGGCGGGGATACAAAAATGCGGAAGTATAATCTGTAGTTTTCATGAAATCCCTGGAGCTGTCTATAGTCCCCCAGATGATGTGTTTTGCTGACAGGCGTGAATTTCTTGTTTCTGCAGAGAATGCGGAAACGTTAATTTAATTATTGGGCAAACACACTTGCATAAcgatttgaaattatttaaatttgttcgGACCACTATGTCACTGAATCATCTGAAGTGGTTTCTCAAACAGCAAACACAGAACAAATAGCGGTGTTCTCAGGTGTTTCACTAGTTTACTTTGAACTACGCAACACAGCCCAGTGGATAACGGAACGAAAGCTTAAAGGAGCTGCGTTTATTCCCTGTCACGGATACCATTATTAAACAGCGTTGCGACATCCACTGAGAGGCGTTTCAATTCGACACACACCTCTCGGTTACAAACCACAAATCACTTTATGattaaattagttttaaatCAGATGAAACCGCCTCAACATTCCCAACAAGACTGAGGAGGAAAACAGGAGAAACACTGTGCCAATGAGTTGTAAATTAGTTGTGTACTCAAGGTTTACTCTGTTATacttaaagtatacttaaaagtatacttttatacactaaaaagtgggccaatttagtcccaagtagtattaaaaaagtacacttacaagtataATACTAGTAAattgatattagtatactttaaaatatacataaaagttaactttacttaagtatacttaataaaattaacttgaagtatacttGTTTTTTGTAAAGGATATTGTAGATGAATTTGtgctaaaaaagtaatttgtgaTTGAATGCATGGCTATGCAAAGAACGAAGATATGCATTTTCTCCTTCCTTTTACAAAATGGACAAGTCTGTTTTGCTGTGTAAGCACAattttacaattatttacaaTTTTCCTAAGTTTAGTAGCAGATGAAAATTAGCATTTAATTTTCATAAAGCTACAAATAATTACATACTGTATACCTGAGTTATAaattattgaacattttttttaaaatcatttgagACATTCTGATCTTTTCCTCTCTTCTTCAGTGTTTCTGCACTTGCACCGTTGGAATCGTCAGTGTCAACCTTTTTGCCAAGTGAAAAGCGATTCCCTTTTCATAGTAAGCACACTCATTGATAAAGAAAGGATGAAGTGGCTCTTCTTCTTCGTACTTCACAGTTTCTCcagaaaatgataaaaacaaagGGTCACCCCGCTTGAGGAGACAGAAATCTCTGTCCtagaaaaaaagataaagaaaatacatttttcaatcaATTTCACATAAAATGACTGTCACATTTTATCCACCTCCCCAAAAAAAAGACCtatatatattgcattattTGACTTATTTAATATTGGTATTGATATTGCACCCATTAAGATATTGACATATTTTGGACAATGGGGGGGTGCCATTTTGTTTAGGTGGACAGTGTATTCTACATCGATGacgtcaaatggttgcactTGGTGAGCTACTGGCGCTACcctgttgctatttttactgCAACACACCtcggaatataatatacaatgccacattgtgcaggttttggttgtaattttcagtcgaAGGGCAACAAGCGAAGTGATTTAAGTCTTCACTGCTTTACTAGCGATAAGAAGAGGAGAAAAGAATAGGAAGTTGTGAAGAATGTTCTCTCCACTTTGGCCCTGAAGCTTTTAGTAGACCACAGCTACTGAAAGAGCTTAGAGTTGGCGATGGATTTAAGTGTAGGCTTTAACCAAATGCCGCGCCTGTCGTAGAGACTGACTCGATCTCGATTGAGACAGACTGCCTCAAAGCTCATGTCTGCTGTGATGCACGGGATATCTGTGATAGCATAAAACAGCAGCATCTTCTCAGCACGTTTAACTGTGTAATGCATTCAGGTGACATATCAGACGATTTTTACACGTCAATCATACAACACTAGTTCGATCCAGTAGCAATAGCCACAGAGAAATTGCACATCTTCGATTTTTACAATTTACATCCTCACTAATTTTGCGCTCTGGCTCAAATTGAAAAGGCTGATCATGTTTTAAAAGGAACCCCCGGGTATTAAGACTTGAGTTGGCAATGGATCCATGACAAACGTAAAAGTATACAGATGAAAAATGATCAAAGGCATCAGGGCTAAATTTGAGAGAACAAAGATGTGGTTCTTTAGGAAGTTTTATTCGTCCACATTCTTCACAACTtcccattcttttctcctcttcTTATCACTAGGAAAACAGTGAAGACTTGCATCACTTCTCTTGTTGCCCTttgactgaaaattacaaccaaaagctgcATAATGTggcattgtatattatattccaagTTGTGTTGCGTTAGCAACAGGGTAGCGTCAGTAGCTCACCGAGTGCAACCATTTTCCATCATCAATGTAGAATACACTGTGCACCTAAACAAAATGCCACCCCCCATTGTCCAAaatatgtcatggattttttaaaatagtgtAAATCTTTTATGGGTTTCCTACTACATATTTAAGTAAGAGACATCATTCAtgttatattaagccatacaagttttttccctttaacattttatctttttttcagATTACAGTAATTAGAATTAGATATTTTTTCTCCTTTACTCTAAGAAAAAAGGGTTAAAAAATAATGGCCCTAAAATaagcttattttttttatgacctGGGCATGTTCATGAGGTTCACAACAATTTGGCTGATTCTGTGtgttaatataataaaacagcAGAACGATCAGCACCTGCAGCTGAGGATGAATGGCAGCTGTGAGAGTCCGAGTCTTGGGATCTCTGGGATAATCAATACTTTTGTTAAACTTGAAGGCTTCCATATCTCCGCCTTCAAATACTGTtcctgaaaacaaaataaaacacactTACTAATGTAGTATTGCAGAAAATACACAAGTAAGCCACGTTTGTTTAGGTCTTACAGTACCTGAGTTGAATTTGTGGATCCAGTCAATTGTCATGTCGACGGCCTCTTTCATAATGAAATAGATGTCAGCCCTGATGACACCATGTGGCTGTGGCCCGACCTCTATTGCTACAGAAACACAAGTCATGATTCTCATCATCTGAGTGTGCATTTGTGCTCGAGTACTCAAAGGAAATGCATTGAGATGATCACCATTACTTACTAGTGCCATGCTTGGATACAGACTCCAAGTTATATGCATCACTAATCTGGAAATCCAGTACCAGCACTCTCACAGGCACTTTGGTTATCTTAGTCTTAAATGTGCACATGACAACACACAACATCAAAACACATATGCACAGACTGGAAAAACCTACTCCTCATTGAATATGGTTgtacacacatttaaaatgagCAATTAACAACAACCTAGGTCTGTGTTTCTTAGCTTGTTTTGCTTCAGGAGCCAGATTTTACATAGAATATCaagaatatttattttgctatcccaACTCTGCATGATTATGTGGTTAAGTTGtgataaatgcattttatttttttgcatttatcatTGTTTTTTCTCTTGCTGTCTGACCAATTTTAGGTCACAACAACCCACCAAGAACAACTGACCTGGTTTACAGTATGGAGTTAGTTGAAGCACACTTGTGATGCTCTTGCCTGTAAGTATTTGTAGATGTGCAGGGTCACCCAGTCACTGGATGTGTAATGGATGAGTGTGAGGCCCATGTTAGATGTGGTGTTATGGAGGTCACAAATCATGTCTATTGCATCTGCAGACTCCTTCGGTCCCAGCAGATTGTTCAGTTCCTGAGCTCGTTGGAGTTCATATGGGCTGCTGTCTGTAATAGGAGAACTTAAAGAGAGAGGTGAaagtaaattaacattttgcatgtataaatataaattgcGTGACTCTCTCTTGAGGGATGAGAATCGAGCATCTGCACTTTTGTGGCTCGTGGTTTGGGTCCTGAGGCACTGTGGGATCGATTGAGGGGATTATAGACAGAGAGTGTGGAGGAGTCTGATGTGAGTTTTTCCCTTTTCCGGCTACCCCTGCTAGCTCTGTTGTTATCATGTTGGTTCAGGAAGCTGCCCTGTGGCTGCTTCCGACCTGGCTGAGAACATTTTAATGTGGTGTGTCTAGTTCTCAGGAATTAGATGCATAGAGAGGGTTCGAGGTGTTATTAATAATCTGCTGCCTTGCATAACCTTTTACTCCAAAAGGTGTTACAATGAGGTGTCAAGAGCTAAGCTGTTGTTACGAATGTTCTTCTatggcaggggtgtccaattctgctcctggagggccactgtcctgcagagttcagctccaaccctagttaaacacacctgaaccagttaatcaaggtcttactagacaattagaaacttccaggcaagtgtgttggagctggttggagctaaactctgcaggacagtggccctccacgagcaggattggacacccctgctctaGGGCTTAGGTCCAGAGGATGGACTGATATTAAGTGAAAGTCGTGGTAAGATGAGATGCTTTCTTAGGGAACTTTCTTATCTggggcagtggttcccaaacctgtcctggaggacccccagcactgcacattttgtatgtctccctcatctatcacacctgattcaactcatgtgctcattagtagagactgcaagacctgAAGTAGGTGTGTTAGATAAGGgtgacatacaaaatgtgcagcgctgggggtcctccaggacaggtttgggaaccactgctctagggCTTAGGTCCAGAGGATGGACTGATGTTAACTGAAAGTCGCAGTGAGATGAGGCGATCCACTTTCTTATCTGGTCCAGAGCAGTGCTGTTTTTCAGCTTGCTCATTTGATGTAAGGTCTGCTGAGGCTAACTGAAGGTGTTATTTACAGTGAGATGATGCGACCCCTTCACTTTATAGGATGCCCTCCCTCCAGCATATCTGAGGGTTTTAGGCAGAATGAGGCCACTAGAATGAGGAAGACTGATGGATTTAAAAGCTGGTGTTTTTATAACACTTCCATCAGTTCCccctccagcatattcagttgggAGGTGTCGTATAAACATTTTCACTATATTGGCATGCTTCCTAAAATTTCAAGGATGGGCAGATTGATACAATCTagtggatttaaaaaaaaatccccaatAAAAGATAAAATCGGCAGTCCCCTCCAGAGTAGAGGGTGATAGTGCAATATAGCACGCTTCCTTGGTGAACTTGCGGGGACACTTTTGGGTTGGGTTGAGTTTGACCCTTCCCAGTTCAGTGACTGGGAGTTGAAAAGGGAACGTCTTAgggttatgtatgtaacccggttccctgagaagggaacaaGACACTGCGTCGTGTTGCCATGCTTTGGGAATGACGTGTAATGCAGGCACCCTTTTATACGTTCAAGTGCTCCATGTGACATCATCCGATaacacgtgaaggcagcataaccCACATAGAAAACTACAGTCCATGCTGCAGTTCATCTCACCTCAGCATGGCTCTGCTGAAGCAGCGATTCATATCTGTGTCAATATATCTtctgcactctttcacagcgCGTGGGTTTGACAGAACAGTTGTTACGGGAATCGGCCATGCGCCGTCTCCCTTCTCTTTCCTCTGTCGCTCCATCTCCTGCACCAGATACACACCTGACAGCTCATTGCCATGGGTACCACCACATACGGCCAAACGACCCAGTGCTGGCAGGAACGCCGATGCCATCTGCAACAGAAAAGTAATGACATTCTTATTTTGAGTTTTCAAATGAACTGATATTAGGCTAGTATTGTAGATGTACCGTTGTGTTGGGTTGTGCTCAATATGATGTTAATTGGCAGATCAGTGGGCTTGCTGCATTTGATTAAAGTAAGAGACGTGTTCCCACCCAGATGAAACCTAAAATACTATGTGGAGGACATaagaatttaataattataatatgacCCCTTGATAAACCTATGAACCTAACTCGAACTTAAACAACTATAGCTTTGTGTTGTTGGCcagataaaatgacaaaaaagaaaataatggaCATAAATTTTGGCTGTATTATTTGTGCCCCCTTCAAAAATTGCTCTTGAGAAACTTTCTGTTTATTGAGAATGACTTGTTCTGTGTTACTATTTTGCATGGCTGACACAACAGACAACACTGAAAACTGCACTGTTAATGAGAACAAAAGACAATTGTTAGGCTTAAGAAAAGGCATTATTGAAAATGAGGGGGAGgggggatttaaaaaaaaaaaactcaacagGCAACAGTGTTTGCAAAATGTTCCTCATATTGGATGAATGTGTATCGTCACAAGCTGCTTTCTTTAGTATGTGGTTATGAGAAACATTCCTAGAATTTCCTTTCAAAGTTAGAAGAGTACCTTATTAAGCCAATGTTTACTTTCATTTGGCAAATGTTTATCCATATGTGTATACCTTTAAGAACATGTGTGCATGGTATTAGTTCATTAAGCTCCAGTGCTAGAGGGAGTTTTGCTGTTTTCCTTGAGAATGAAGTATTCTTTTGCTATGTTAAACAACATGAATTGATCGAAGACCATTACAAGCTATCTCACATTCTACAacaacatgcaatatatcagaGCAAAAGCTGCAAAAGTGAAAGGAAAACCTCTTACTGTTGTTTCTAAGACAGAAGTAATGTTGTTTCACTCCTTAATCCAAATGCTTTCCCTCTAATCAGCTTACTGAAGTTGTGAAGTTGCACAAGGCAAAGAGACTTTGGGACACATACGTTGAGGTGTGACAGGGCATGCAAAACATGCAAAACGGTTATTTACCTCCTCCTTCTCTACCTCTCCTTCCGTCACAAGCCCTGGATCATCTTTCACACATGATGATGTCACAGAAACACTCTTCCACTGGCTATGAAGCTCCCGCATGCTGACTCATGTATGTGCTAAAAAGAGAGTGTGTGGAGGAAAAACAAGAGGGGGAGGAGAAACCTGACAAACTAGAGGACTGCAAAACTTATAGACTATTATCTAAACGTAACGACTGTGCATGACAGAGAAAGGCAGGGAAGCATTTCCAGTATTTCCAGTCacagtttctttcttctttcttagGGCACAAACAGTTGTTGTGTGTGAGAAAATGTAAGAGTCAATGCAAAAATCCAGCTCTCACAATAAGATTAAtaaaaagcatacatttaacttaaatctCTCTTTTTCCTAATTGTAATGGTCCATGTTCAGTGTCAAGTTGTTCTTTTGTCACACCATCGCTttgatcagtggttctcaactgtctttgcttcagaagacagtaacaaaaatattcttaaaaTTGACATGCCAAAAACCAAACAATGTGCAAAATTATTAACATGACATAGGCTCAAAGGGGAAATTGACAattttgtaaatgcataaacagcagtttgagccttacatttaaaacaaactcTGAGACGAATATTGTATTAGCCTAATGATAGCCATATTGTCATGTCGCAGATAAATTTATGCTGAAATAATAGTGTGTGATTAATAGTAATGTGTGATTGgccatattttttatattgGGTTAAACTTCCTTTAGGATACACTGCAACtcaatgtttattttagctagCATACTCtgctgccctcttctggaaagtacattttattatatgttCAGTCCTATTAGTAATCATTACAAACATATAAGCAGCAGTCATTGCACCATTTCAGCCACAATTCTTCCAGTATCCCTATACCGCCCCCTCCACAACTTCAATTACT from Megalobrama amblycephala isolate DHTTF-2021 linkage group LG7, ASM1881202v1, whole genome shotgun sequence harbors:
- the LOC125271860 gene encoding N-acyl-aromatic-L-amino acid amidohydrolase (carboxylate-forming) B-like isoform X2 gives rise to the protein MASAFLPALGRLAVCGGTHGNELSGVYLVQEMERQRKEKGDGAWPIPVTTVLSNPRAVKECRRYIDTDMNRCFSRAMLSSPITDSSPYELQRAQELNNLLGPKESADAIDMICDLHNTTSNMGLTLIHYTSSDWVTLHIYKYLQTKITKVPVRVLVLDFQISDAYNLESVSKHGTTIEVGPQPHGVIRADIYFIMKEAVDMTIDWIHKFNSGTVFEGGDMEAFKFNKSIDYPRDPKTRTLTAAIHPQLQDRDFCLLKRGDPLFLSFSGETVKYEEEEPLHPFFINECAYYEKGIAFHLAKRLTLTIPTVQVQKH
- the LOC125271860 gene encoding N-acyl-aromatic-L-amino acid amidohydrolase (carboxylate-forming) B-like isoform X1; translation: MRELHSQWKSVSVTSSCVKDDPGLVTEGEVEKEEMASAFLPALGRLAVCGGTHGNELSGVYLVQEMERQRKEKGDGAWPIPVTTVLSNPRAVKECRRYIDTDMNRCFSRAMLSSPITDSSPYELQRAQELNNLLGPKESADAIDMICDLHNTTSNMGLTLIHYTSSDWVTLHIYKYLQTKITKVPVRVLVLDFQISDAYNLESVSKHGTTIEVGPQPHGVIRADIYFIMKEAVDMTIDWIHKFNSGTVFEGGDMEAFKFNKSIDYPRDPKTRTLTAAIHPQLQDRDFCLLKRGDPLFLSFSGETVKYEEEEPLHPFFINECAYYEKGIAFHLAKRLTLTIPTVQVQKH